The following proteins are co-located in the Engraulis encrasicolus isolate BLACKSEA-1 chromosome 2, IST_EnEncr_1.0, whole genome shotgun sequence genome:
- the LOC134465357 gene encoding uncharacterized protein LOC134465357: MLLRVSFGGVQKYIKMLELTFDDFLREVSLKFNIPEDRWLDLKVYDQSNTEVDAEVFEELVKEFHGPFLVSLANGAPGNPQFTSSPGSTASDDTVILNFSLLEPAEEPLEPAEEPVAAQGSQPKRPCRINYEAKTLIEKILTTKPGGDRIIEEYAKTKSITDSTRRRLINILAAEMTETHGTSPPRSVKVMYAQGIIALFPYLEDPYSQNGYEHYYDPESGSGYIAWRLKTMKGF, from the exons ATGCTGTTGCGTGTCTCATTTGGTGGAGTGCAGAAGTACATAAAGATGCTTGAACTGACGTTTGATGATTTCTTGAGAGAAG TGAGTTTGAAGTTCAACATCCCCGAAGACAGATGGTTGGACCTCAAAGTTTATGACCAGTCTAACACAGAGGTAGACGCCGAGGTTTTTGAGGAGCTCGTAAAAGAGTTCCATGGACCTTTCCTAGTTTCATTGGCCAATGGAGCACCTG GTAACCCTCAGTTCACATCATCTCCAGGGTCTACTGCATCTGACGACACAGTGATCCTCAACTTCTCCCTGcttgagccagctgaggaaccccttgagccagctgaggaaccCGTTGCAGCCCAAGGCAGTCAACCTAAAAGGCCTTGCCGCATCAACTATGAAGCAAAAACT CTGAttgaaaaaatcctgactacaaagCCTGGAGGTGACCGTATCATCGAGGAGTATGCGAAAACAAAATCAATCACAGATTCAACCAGAAGACGGCTCATCAACATACTTGCTGCAGAAATGACGGAAACACATGG GACCTCGCCGCCGCGGAGTGTGAAAGTGATGTATGCACAGGGGATTATTGCTCTGTTTCCATATCTTGAAgacccatactcacagaatggctAT GAACACTACTACGATCCGGAAAGTGGTTCAGGATACATTGCATGGCGGTTGAAGACAATGAAAGGCTTCTGA